Genomic window (Oryza sativa Japonica Group chromosome 3, ASM3414082v1):
AAGCATCAGGACCTCGTCCGCGGCGTCTTCCAGTGTATGTATCACCCACAGTCTACTTTCCTGCTCTTCACCTTTTGTATACGATTATACGTAGTATGCTTGATTTGTGAAGCACGTTTTGCAGTGTTGTCTGCAAGGCCGGACAGTGTCAGCAATTTCGTCAAGGTTGATGCAATCTTTGGACCGGTAATGAACCCTCTCCAAGACTGATCTTGTAATAAATCTTGCTAAAATACAAGCATATGCTGGAACTGACATAGGAATTTTTGAAAGCTCCTTGCTCTAATGTCAGTTGATTTCTCTCGTTTGTTATGTAACCTGCCACTATCTTAGACTTTTAGTCAATCTGTATGCAATTGCAAACactttcttcaaaaaaaaaaaagtaaaggaaaaaaaactgacGTCTGTACAAGTTCATGCTTCCTCATGAAATTTACTGTTTGTCTGTTTCTCTTCTATATGTCAGTCAAACTGTAGCAAGGAAACAAACAACTTTTTTAGCGATTTGTATATGATAGCATGAtggtcaaccttttcttttGCACTTTCAGGGAGCGAAATTGGTCTACAAACATTTGGCCACATTGTACTTTGTTTTTGTCTTTGATAGCTCTGAAAATGAACTTGCGGTGCTTGATCTTGTACAAGGTAATCTAGTGCCTTATTGATGAAACTGTTTATTAGTTACTGCAATTGTTTGACTCATGTGACATGCCAACAAGGCAACAACCATACAGTCATGGTTTACGCTCCCATGCCAAAAATAATTGTTATGTTCATGTTCGATCTTACTACATGCTTGTTCAGTTGTTTGACCTGCCTTATTTTACATGTTTATTGTAATGTCACTTGCGCTTCTTTATATCAATTCCTCTTTTAGATTCAAACTCATAGCTGATGACTGTGGCACTTATTTCAGTTTCAGTGTTCATACATTACTATTTACTAGTATTTAGCATTCTCTCAATAATTGATGGTTTGCTACTCCTCAAATCCCAACCCCAAACATGCACTGTTTGTTCGTCCAATGCTGGGTAGCTGCTGAACTACTCAGCTCTTTTCACTTCTGTTAAGTTCACTTTAACTCCCCGTTTTATCAGCCATGATTGCAGCAGATCAATTAATCTGTAGAAAACTTTATCTTGTGCACAGTTTTTGTTGAAACATTGGACAGATGCTTCAAGAATGTGTGTGAGCTTGACATCGTATTTAACTTCAACAAGGTAAAGTGATTCTCATGTTTTGATCCTTTTACTTTGAATATGCTCCATTGAGGCTGGGCTTGAAGAATATAAAAGGGTCAAGTTCATAAAGCATGCTTATGGTCCTTTACAAGAGAGGACCAATATTGTTTTGCTAGTAAGTTAGTTTGTTTTGTTAGTACacaaatggtaaaaaaaaagtaacactGGAAATTTTGttgcggagagagagagagagagctagggGCTAAGCCCACACCTTTGGTAATGCTGCCCTCAGTCGTCAATACCAAACATTACAACAATTCATCTCAACTGTCTTTGCTCGTGTCATAGtgatgattgttttttttaacggaagtGTCATAGTGATGATTGTTACTGCTTAAAGGTAATCACTATTTTTATTAGGCTAATTGAAATATCAAATGCAGCTGCATACAATTTTAGATGAAATGATACTTGGGGGACAAGTGATTGAAACAAGTTCAGAGCAAATAATGAGATCTGTCGAAGAGATTGCAAGGTTCTTACTTCCTGCTGCCTTCCCCTTGCACATGTTGCGTGCATGTTTACATGTAATCCTAACAGTATTCGTTTCTTGACGCAGGCTGGAGAAACAGTCAAACACAACCAGCCTCATACCGAAGTCGATTTCAGAGCGTTTCAGCCGTTGAGCCGTGAGAGCTTCACTCATGTTATGGACAGAAACTTTGAATGCGTGAGCAGAAGAAATCAGATTGCATTTTTCTCCAGTCGCGTTGCGATTCTCTCAAGTCGCGAGCATCTACCATTTGACATGAATATGAGAGCTTGTAGCCATCGTGAATATCTCTGTGTATCCCGCATGAAATTGAATATGTGACCTGAAACGTGAATTCTTCAGTACTATCTGGTTTGCTTGCCGATTGCCAGTTGAGGCATCGTGTCTCCTAGACAAGAAAAATCATACTAGCCTGTTTCTCCTTCGGCTGATGATATCTGTGCTGTTTTTGATAGAATGTTGTTCTTGGAAAATTGCGAAGGCGTTGTGTTTTCTTCTGAATTCGATGTCTGATGCATTTATCGTTTCTCCAACAAGTGttggatgaagatgaagatgaagattttgGTGACACgcatttcaaactgctaaacggtctGTTTCAtgcaaaaactttatatatgaaatttattctaaaatattagattaatccatttttcaagttcgtaataattaaaacttaattaatcacatgttattactacctcgttttacgtgaaacactttatctttatctttatcttcattttcaagagattcaaacaccaccattGTCTTTTGTTCTCAGAGCTCCATTGGTTGACTTaataaaccaaaataaaagtcaaaatttgaatttttaaagttgattttaagatgttTTCAACGCCATTTCTCTTTAgcgttggcttttaagtcactacgaataaacatataaaagttttatctataattttttttatttcctaataaactGTTTTGATTTATTAGGGAATGTTGTCAACCAATGAAACTGAAAAATTCTACGGGTTGTTTCGCTAGACAGTTTTATCACCAGGACGAGGTAGACAATTTTATCACCGGGACGAATTGAGTCGTACTGCCTCTGTACCTTAAATAACCAATTTAGTATTGAATATAACATATTATTCTACTGTAAATTTTGATTAGGTTGGGTTTTGATGTGACCGAGGGACTAGGCTTGAGTACGTACCGCGTGAgtattttcctcttttcttttcttttttttctcgtccTCTCGCCTCTCGCTCTCTCCGACGAAACCCCAAAATTTTCTGAGGGAagcaagcggcggcgcacggagtCCCCTCCCTCCCCAATCTGCAACGAACtcgaagggcggcggcggcggcgtacgccGGTGAATCAGGTTCCCGCGGCGGAGCCGTGCTCCACCCCCGCGCTCCCATGAGCGATCTCCGCGAACTCGGCATGCGGCGGGAGCCGTCGAGGGCTGAGGTGGTGGGGCGTGCCAAGGACGACGGGGACTTCGACGCGCTCCGCCGCGCCATCATCCGCAAGGTCAAGGACAACGTAAGCTCCCATCATACGCTCCCCACTTTCCCCCTCGTATACCGCAGGATTTGCTGTAAGGGGTCGCTCTAGATTGAAACCCTCGCTGAGAATTGCGTTGATCCTGCGTTTGGTATGGGGTCACTGACAGTATAGCCGCGATTGGGTGGGTTCGATTTTCCTGAAGTCATCCATGGGGACAGTGGATTTAGCATAGATCATCCTGCATTATCTCAACTTCAGGCGAACTGCAATGTGCCTTCTTGTGTTAAGTTTTAGACATTGGGTGTGAATGTATATGCTCTGAGCAGGTCTGTTCTCATGAATTACCAGAACTACGTGATTCAAGTTTTATCAGGAATGTAACCAATCGTATGTTGCTGTAGCAACGCATTTAGAACTTGATAATATATTCGGAGGAAATTTGGAACGTAAGAAAATTTTGCAGCTTCTGTTTGTGTGCTTTACTTCATTACTACATTGTTTGGTAACCTTGCATATCTTATACAGTCATCTATTGACATATGAATGTGAGTAGGGTTGCGCCTTTGTTCGTCATAAATGAGTCATATTGATTACCAGCTTATTCATATCATCGGAAATTGTGTTTCAGGTCCATATATTCTTACATTGTCCAATGAAACCATTGCGTCCTCAATAGTCATTTTACTTTGTCCATGTGAGTAGTAAAGTTGGAAATTTTCTTGTAGTAGCATTGTGTTTTCTAGTTTTGGTGTTGGGAATTGGGAAGCATACACAATTACACATTGTTGACATATCTTTCTATTATACTGGTGGGTTAACCAAGGCGTTGCTGCAGGAATTTGAACCGACTAATTGTGTAAAAAAACAAGGAAATTTGCAAGTATTGGTTAAAGATGGTGTGGCCGTTGGGCTGTCAGACATCTAATGGCTGAAACAATTATGATGACCTGGCTCAACGTGAGGGCTTCTTCATAGCCATAAGGCCATTtccaacccaagacactagtcatagttttcataaactctacatcatcaagaaactagtactagatttcaatgcaaacaccactttttcatacttaaatttaatgctacttatctcacatgatatcttggatgttgtgtagaaaccatgtctcatgcaagacctggttttcttctctttcctcatttattcacttggcACATCATCTTTCATCCTAGGTGgtagcttatttaatgctatggacaacatcctagtcattgggttgggaatggcctaagtTAACTGCAATTAGTGGATTGTACTTATATAGATAGTAAGGATTATTATAGataaataaaagataaatgTGCTGTAGAGCTGTGTCGAAAGGGATACAGTGAATGGATTGAAGAATCAAGCGCCCCATAACCCCATTGAAGGTTGAAGATAGTCTCATTTTATGCCATAAATTTGGCATGCCTTCATTGTTATTTATGTGGAAGAGGTAACTAGTACCCAAGACGTTTGTAGCACCCCACCGCTGTGACTGTAAACGTGTTCCCATGATATATACTAATATCCCACAACTGTAAACTTGTAAATGCATCCCATGACTGCAAAAAAGAGTTGTATCCTAGAGTATagaatttgttttttataaTAGTCTTGGCTTCATACTGATTTGCCTGCAAACAAGGCTGAAAGTTTAGTACGTATCACTCTGATTTACATACTATGGCCCAATAGCATACAGGTATGAGCCAGATAAGTCCTAATGTTGTGTAGTTCCATAAGTTTGTGTGTATTATATGTACAGCCAGCATACATGGTTAACCAAgcttaggccctctttgtttaggcttataagccaacttataagtcgaaaagtctaagcctaaacaaacaagcagcttttccgtttagcttttttgaagccataagccactctaacactattaagccaaaaactaggttggagaagcttttttagtttatgtgaggtagatgtatgactcaacCACTAAAcctaggacattaaatccaccggcttataaatcatataagccaataagctgacttaaaagtctaggccaataagcctaagcctaaacaaagagggccttagtGTGCCTCACTCTGATTTGCATACTGTGGCCTAGCAGCACACATACTGTGAGCCAGATAAGTTTTAAATGCTGTGTTTCTATAAGTTTATGTGTATTATATGTACATCCAGCATACATGGTTAATCAAGCTTAGCATGTTTCACTCTGATTTACTGCTGGCCTAGCAGAAGCACACATCTGAAGACCAGATAAGACCTTAATGCTGTGTAGTTGTATAAGTTGGCTGCAATTTATTTTCATGCAGGAGGTGCTACGCAGCAACATAATTGCAGAGGTGAAGCAGTCAGTGGTAATAAATGAAGATGGCTCTGAAAAGTTAAAGCTGAAAGATCTTTCTGATGCGATTTACCAAGATATCGGGTAAGCTGAACAACtacattttagtttttctttattGTTGTTTTTTACTACACCGGACTAGATATCAATAATGTGATATGTTATTGTGATGTGCTTTCGAACCaggagcaaaataatgggtcaaATCTCAGACGAGATATGGGGTGTCATCCTATCAAATGAAATTGATATCCGAGGAACTTCTGAAACTGTCTACAATAGAATGATGAACCCTGAGCAGCAGCAGGACCCTCCTTCAAAGAAACTGAAGAGGAATGCCAAAGAGGAGCAAGTGTCCCCAGCAAAAGCATCAACTTCTGTTGCAGTCCAGCTGGAAGATGATGATCCAGAGGAACCACCAGGATTTGGTTTCAGTGATCATCAGCGCAGCAACATCATGGCAACTCAGCAGCAGCAGTCGTCAAATACTGAGAATCATAACCAAGTGAAACCAAATGAAGGTGAGCCCAACGCCGTTAGCTGCCCTGgggatgatgatgaggaggatcCTGATGTGCCTCCTGGGTTTGGTTAACATCCTGCAATCTTCTATTGTGGTGTGATCTGTGATGTTTCTTGTCAACACTAAGAAAAATGATTTAGTTTACATTTGCTGCTCGAGGGGTTCATTTGAATATTGAATCATGAAACCGATATGATTGGGATGAGTTCATGTTGCTCCTAGCTTCAGCCTCTTATTTATGAGGGAACAAATGGGCATTTAAGCGATCAGTACCTCACTGGATTCTTTCTGAGCGTGATCTTCAGTTTGTGCTTCCTGTGACTCTGACACTCTGTATCAGGTTCGCCTATTGTTGAAAGCCTGCAAAGAGAGTTTATATAGCCCATGGGCTATGCTGAGGCTGAGCTTCCAGGATGCATTTGAGGCCCATCAACTCCTGGGCAATGAGAATTCAAGGATTCAGATTTCAGACATCAGAATCTCCATCCTGAAACTGggaaatttttaaatatttcagAATTGGCAGGGAGCTTGCAGCAACATAGCCTTACATATGACAGAATCATATGGCATGGTTCCTCCAGTACAATACAGGCATAATATACTAGTATACAATTAAGATTGCCCTGTCTGCTAAAGCTGGCCTAAGTGATGGTTTTGGTGACGTCAATTGGTCAAAGCATTGCTGCACttaacaaggaaaaaaggtgacccTGTCGACATGGATCATAATTAAAGTATGAACCACATCACATATCAGTATGTCCTGGGCATCATACGGCGGCTTGgaacaaaattataaaaagacAATGGCAAGTTCTTTTTTCCCTGGATGGTTTGAACAATACATCGAGTGCGAATCAACAGGACTACAGCTATATAGCAGAAATGGTccattcaaaatttgaaacaaGTCCGTCGCAGTACAATTTTGCAGGCGTTTGATTGTTTGAACTCAACTCAATTCTACATGTTCATCCATGAAACAGCAGCGAACCAAAACCCATGTCTCATCAGAGATGAAAATTTCAGAGCTCACTCGAATACAGCACGATCAAATGCATCATTGATCCTCATCTTCTGCTACTTGCTACAACGACAAACAGTACACCCTCGACTGGTCAGGGAGGATGCCTACGAATAATCAAGCAGGAGACAGGGCTTCCTGTGCGTGACGTGGCTCTCGTTTAGACCCTTGTGatggcctagctagctagctagatctaTGCATGGATTGGAAGCTGGCCATTGGAAGAGCATGAGCTCTCCAGTCTTGATGCAATCAGCTTGGAATCAGGGAACACCGGAACACTGGATGGAGTAGGTACATGGTCATATGCTGCTACTATAACATATTGTAGGCTAGTACTACTGCTagttcttcctctcttttttttttttgtgtgtgtgtaacTTTGGCCGCTCAGAAACGCCTTGAGACATTATTCCttcctactccctctgtcccaaaaaaaaggcaaaccctgaatTTTCGTTTCCaattttgactgtccgtctcatatgaattttttttataatttctattttcattgttgttaaatgataaaacatgattaatattttatgcgtgacttgtctttttaattttttttataattttttcaaataagacggacggtcagacgttgggcacggaaaccagggtttgtttgCTACTGCATGTTTATTCCCCAAGGACACATCTGTTACagcattctatttttttatgtatGTATGTAACATGCCATTCTATCAAAGTGACTGACCTCCACTTGCCCTTGTCCTAACCTTTTCGAGCTCTTCTTTTTACTTGCTTGCTGTCTTCCTCTTCTCTGCACCAACAGCTAATTTTGCTCCCTCGCCCATGACCTGAAGAATCAGATCAAATCGATcaccctttcttttcttttacatCACTGACTAAAGGTATTCCCTATGGTTATACTACTATACTTTATACTATTATGTGTGCATAGGACAAGTAATTATATTAGTAAAACTATGAACTAGTAGCTTTCTTTTGTGGACTGACATCATGTGCATGCAATTCATTCACCTATTCAGTTGTTATGCCGTCTACGCAACAATTTTGTAAGCAGGTTATCACCACGAATAGAAGAACATACTGTACTTTTTtgtactgcatgcatgcatgttgaaTTCAAAGTTGCTGGATTTATATTCCACCATCATGCATGAGCTGACATTGCTACCAATTTTTCCTGTTTCTCCAGGGAAATGGAGCTGAAAGCTGCTTGTCAAACCTCAAATTATAGTACCTTGTTGCGTATGTGTGCAAGCGACGACAGGGGCATCGAGTGTGTATTGCAAGATAGCCTGCGGCAACGCTCATGGCATTGGCATTTCACCGTTGCCTGGATCATTGCATCTGCTGCATCGTCTTGGACGGGTCCTGATCACAAGTCAGGAAGCAGCCAATGGATGAACGAGAGCACTGTCGATGATCACCTCTTGGACCAAGCAGAAATGCCCGGAGCTTCGTCTCCGAGATGGATGATTTCGACGTAAACTATGTTGTGTCCGTACGTGTGTCTAGCATTGCAATGGACAAGAAGAGAGTATATATGTATAGGTATGTATGTCTCTCTTTGTCTTTAGTCTCTAGCTATAGTTCTTTACACATCGGTGAAGACTGAAGAACCACTCTTTCCTGAACATCATGCTATGTCTGTTCACCAGCTGTTCATGTTAGCGACAGCTGTCCCCGCGTGattatgtatgtgtatataatGTAGGTGATGTTTTTCCCTTGTCAATTAGCTGCCGGTTTGTACGTTCGTACAATCGTACTACATGACGGAATGAGCAAGCCATTAATTTGTTCTTACTTTCGTGCATCCACGCAACGGAACTGTATTCCATGAGAGGCGATTCAGTTTGATACGGGGCCCGTTTGATTCGTTTTTAGTACTAATCTTGCAAGCGATGTCCTCTTGTTTACTGTAATTTTTCTTTATGCAAGCTTCAGAGGGACAGCATTGAGCTGAAGCCATGGCCTTTGGCTGGGTAAGAATGGCTACTGA
Coding sequences:
- the LOC4332139 gene encoding AP-3 complex subunit sigma, with amino-acid sequence MIQAVMVMSTQGKPRLLKFYSYQPPEKHQDLVRGVFQLLSARPDSVSNFVKVDAIFGPGAKLVYKHLATLYFVFVFDSSENELAVLDLVQVFVETLDRCFKNVCELDIVFNFNKLHTILDEMILGGQVIETSSEQIMRSVEEIARLEKQSNTTSLIPKSISERFSR
- the LOC4332140 gene encoding uncharacterized protein; the encoded protein is MSDLRELGMRREPSRAEVVGRAKDDGDFDALRRAIIRKVKDNEVLRSNIIAEVKQSVVINEDGSEKLKLKDLSDAIYQDIGSKIMGQISDEIWGVILSNEIDIRGTSETVYNRMMNPEQQQDPPSKKLKRNAKEEQVSPAKASTSVAVQLEDDDPEEPPGFGFSDHQRSNIMATQQQQSSNTENHNQVKPNEGEPNAVSCPGDDDEEDPDVPPGFG